One stretch of Halobaculum marinum DNA includes these proteins:
- a CDS encoding pirin family protein produces the protein MTDPGVVPGGRVRHGTGVTSTRAFPTEAYPHNLDPFVLFERFYIDPEDGFPMHPHKGFEIVSYMLDGGMEHEDSLGVTHTAREGDVMRITTGSGIRHSEFPADGDACNGLQLWVNLSRAQKDVEADYEDADASDLPTADRRGATVTTVVGEGSPIDLHTPMEYLDARVTGAWTWEVPDDWVGFVFGVDGDGSVDGDDFGVGDVRPVTDARAVDLAAGDDKVFRVACVAGRPHGEPIRQRGPYVL, from the coding sequence ATGACCGACCCCGGCGTCGTCCCCGGCGGTCGGGTCAGACACGGCACCGGCGTCACCTCGACGCGGGCGTTCCCGACGGAGGCATACCCTCACAACCTCGATCCGTTCGTGCTGTTCGAGCGGTTCTACATCGACCCGGAGGACGGGTTCCCGATGCACCCGCACAAGGGGTTCGAGATCGTCTCGTACATGCTCGACGGCGGGATGGAACACGAGGACTCCCTCGGCGTCACACACACCGCCCGCGAGGGCGACGTCATGCGGATCACGACTGGAAGCGGGATCCGCCACTCGGAGTTCCCCGCCGACGGCGACGCCTGCAACGGACTCCAGTTGTGGGTGAACCTCTCGCGGGCGCAGAAGGACGTGGAGGCCGACTACGAGGACGCCGACGCGAGCGACCTCCCCACCGCCGACCGCCGCGGCGCGACTGTCACGACCGTCGTCGGCGAGGGGTCGCCCATCGACCTGCACACGCCGATGGAGTACCTCGACGCCCGCGTCACCGGCGCGTGGACGTGGGAGGTCCCGGATGACTGGGTGGGGTTCGTCTTCGGCGTCGACGGCGACGGCTCCGTCGACGGCGACGACTTCGGCGTCGGCGACGTGCGTCCGGTCACGGACGCCCGGGCAGTCGACCTCGCGGCGGGGGACGACAAGGTGTTCCGCGTCGCCTGCGTCGCCGGGCGCCCCCACGGTGAGCCGATCCGACAGCGCGGGCCGTACGTCCTGTGA
- the sod gene encoding superoxide dismutase, giving the protein MSYELDPLPYDYDALEPHISEQVLTWHHDTHHQGYVNGWNSAEETLAENRESGDFGSSAGAIRNVTHNSSGHILHDLFWQNMSPEGGDEPSGALADRIAEDFGSYEAWKGEFEAAAGNASGWALLVYDTFSNQLRNVVVDKHDQGAIWGGHPILALDVWEHSYYYDYGPARGDFVSAFFEVVDWNEPSARYEQAVELFE; this is encoded by the coding sequence ATGAGCTACGAACTCGATCCGCTGCCGTACGACTACGACGCCCTCGAACCGCACATCTCCGAGCAGGTGCTCACGTGGCATCACGACACCCACCACCAGGGCTACGTCAATGGCTGGAACTCCGCCGAGGAGACGCTCGCCGAGAACCGCGAGAGCGGCGACTTCGGTTCCTCCGCAGGAGCCATCCGCAACGTGACGCACAACTCCTCGGGTCACATCCTGCACGACTTGTTCTGGCAGAACATGAGCCCCGAGGGCGGCGACGAGCCGTCGGGCGCGCTCGCGGACCGCATCGCCGAGGACTTCGGTTCCTACGAGGCGTGGAAGGGCGAGTTCGAGGCCGCCGCCGGCAACGCCTCCGGCTGGGCGCTCCTCGTCTACGACACGTTCTCGAACCAGCTGCGCAACGTGGTCGTCGACAAGCACGACCAGGGTGCGATCTGGGGCGGCCACCCGATCCTCGCGCTCGACGTCTGGGAGCACTCGTACTACTACGACTACGGCCCGGCACGCGGCGACTTCGTCAGCGCGTTCTTCGAGGTCGTCGACTGGAACGAGCCCAGCGCCCGCTACGAGCAGGCCGTCGAACTCTTCGAGTAA
- the msrA gene encoding peptide-methionine (S)-S-oxide reductase MsrA: protein MSDTETATFGGGCFWCTEAAFKELAGVREVTSGYAGGHVENPTYEAVCREETGHAEVTRVEYDPEEITYADLLGVFFTVHDPTTLNRQGPDVGTQYRSIVLYETDEQRDIVERFVVELAEEGAYDDEIVTEIEPLEAFYEAEEYHQDYYEKNPGDSYCTFNAEPKIRKVRKKFADLARTQEA from the coding sequence ATGAGCGACACCGAGACGGCGACGTTCGGCGGCGGCTGCTTCTGGTGCACCGAGGCGGCGTTCAAGGAGCTCGCTGGCGTCCGCGAGGTCACCTCCGGCTACGCTGGCGGCCACGTCGAGAACCCGACCTACGAGGCGGTGTGCCGCGAGGAGACGGGCCACGCGGAGGTCACCCGCGTCGAGTACGACCCCGAGGAGATCACGTACGCCGACCTGCTGGGCGTGTTCTTCACCGTCCACGACCCGACGACGCTGAACCGCCAGGGCCCCGACGTGGGCACGCAGTACCGCTCGATCGTCCTCTACGAGACAGACGAGCAGCGCGACATCGTCGAGCGCTTCGTCGTCGAGTTGGCTGAGGAGGGCGCTTACGACGACGAGATCGTCACCGAGATCGAGCCGCTGGAGGCGTTCTACGAGGCCGAGGAGTACCACCAGGACTACTACGAGAAGAACCCCGGCGACAGCTACTGCACGTTCAATGCCGAGCCGAAGATCCGGAAGGTGCGCAAGAAGTTCGCGGATCTGGCGCGCACTCAGGAGGCGTAA
- a CDS encoding CHY zinc finger protein, with translation MRTRVHGTTVRGVNVGPETRCAHYAGPTDVIALRFGCCGDFFPCAACHDAVADHGAEPWPRDRFDDPAVLCGGCGARLSVHAYLDADFACPECATAFNPGCAAHYDRYFEGVAPSEE, from the coding sequence GTGCGAACACGCGTCCACGGCACGACCGTCCGCGGCGTCAACGTGGGGCCGGAGACCCGCTGTGCCCACTACGCCGGCCCGACGGACGTGATCGCGTTACGGTTCGGCTGCTGCGGCGACTTCTTCCCGTGTGCGGCCTGCCACGACGCCGTCGCCGACCACGGGGCCGAGCCGTGGCCCCGCGACCGGTTCGACGACCCGGCGGTCCTGTGCGGTGGCTGTGGGGCGCGGCTCTCGGTGCACGCGTACCTCGACGCCGACTTTGCGTGCCCCGAGTGTGCGACCGCGTTCAACCCCGGCTGTGCGGCTCACTACGACCGGTACTTCGAAGGTGTGGCGCCCAGCGAGGAGTGA